One Algoriphagus sp. Y33 genomic window, TATTGACATTAGATAAGGCTCCCGAACTTACTACTACTTCATCCAAGGAAAGTATCGTCTCTTCAATACTCATATTGAGAACTCCATCGCCTTTCAGGTCAATCTGACGCTGCTCTTGATAGCCTCCTATATTCTGTACCCAGATGGTGTGTCTCCCCTTTGGAAGAGTCAGCTGATACTTGCCACTTGCATCAGTAGCTACTTGGTTATAGTCTGTTTTTTCCAAAACGATTGCTCCGTTCATTGGCTTCCCGGACTCTATGCTGGTCACAACACCACTCAAAATTGCTGTTTTGGACTGAGGATTATCCGCTGTTTTCCCGATCACAAAGCGTTTGTTCTTATCGTATGCGCCAAGTGAATCACCCGCATTTGCCAGATTATCCTGTCTCTCCTGAACTAAAAAATAATCCTTCGGAAAATCAACTTGTATTCGTTGGCCTTTGCTTACCCAAATTCTCTTGGAAGCGTCTATGGAATAAATCAAACCTGTATTCTCAAATACTTGATTCAATATCATCTTGAGGTCCGAATCAGTAGCCTGAAGGTTGACTTGAATATTTTCTACGTCTTTCTTCTTATAATAAAATTTAAACTCAGTTTCGGATTCTATTCTTTCAGCAAACCGTTCAAATGTCATTCCCAAGTACATACCGGACAGCTTTGTGGTAGTCGTCTGGGCATTTGTTTCTGCGAAAAAGAGAACAAGTACAAAAAGGGATAGAATTCTTTTCATTCGACAAATCCATTAAATTCCTCTACCATGCTTTCCTTGAGGGAAACCAATTCTATAATATACTTTTCCTTGTCCGTAGAGAAATAAAGAGACTTTCCCTTCATGTGTTTTTTCACATCTCTCTTTTTCAGTCCCAGGCTTTTAAATGCCTGCTTTTTCTTCCTGATAAGTACAAAATCGCCAGAATGCCAATAGAAGTAGTCTGTGTTTTCTACAAATCTGTGTGTGTATTTCCCCAGCTCCCCCGTTAGTTCCGTGTACTTATAATATTTCATAAGTACTTTGAGCTCACCATCCTGAATCACTTTATAAAATCCATTCTTGTTGAGAGCGTATGAATCATTTCCCAAGAATTTTCTAAATAGACTTCCATCGACAAGTTGAAATTCTTCAATTTTTTCAGGTTTAATCAGAATCTTCTGACGGTAGATCGGATGGAATGTGATCACTACATCCGCATGTTCATCGTATAAAAGAGGAACTTCGGTATAGGTGATTTTATTGATGGACAGCATTCCCTCTCCGAACTTCCTATCCATGTAGTAAGGATCTCCCTCGTAGTTGAAGGGAGGTTCTTTGTATTGACCGCCTGTGATTATTTCCTGAAAATATGGCAACTGCTCCTTATATAAGGACAAATAAGATTGTGACTGTGCAAAAGCATTGGCAGTTACTATAAAAATCAGCAGAAAAGGTGTGAAAAAGTTTATTTTTAGCATATGTTCGGTACTATACTAGATCAGATTAAACTCTCTTTTACATACAATAATTTGAACGGTAAATATAGTGTCTGAATGGGTCTCTCTCAAGTTATAAATAAACCTAAGATGAAAAGAAGAAATTTACTCAAATCTATTGCTCTTGGTGCCACCGTTCTTCCGTTGGCACCTGTACTTGCTTCTACTACGCAGAAAAAGGAAGCAACGATACAATTCTCCCTTAATACTAGCACTTTACGCGGTCAAAAACTCAATTTACGCCAAATTATTGAGATTGCAGCCAAATCAGGGTATGATGGGATCGAACTTTGGATATCAGAGTTGGAGACCTACCTCAGCACCGGCAAATCTTTGGCATCTCTTAAAAAATTGTTGGAGGATGCTAAAATAATCCCGGTAAATGCCATTGGATTTGCTCCTTGGATGGCGCAGGATGAGACCAAAAGTAAAGTGGGCTTTGACCAAATGGAAAAAGAAATGGGCATGCTTGCTGAGATTGGTTGTAAACGAATAGCTGCTCCTGCTATCGGTGCTACAGATCCTGTAGATTTACTGGCTGCCGGTGAGCAGTACGCCAAGCTTTTAACAGTCGGAAGGAAAACCGGAGTGATGCCGCAATTGGAATTCTGGGGAGCATTTCCTCCCTTCCATCATCTGGGTCAAGCCTTGGCTACGGCTGCGGCTGCAAACGATGCAGATGCAAGAATTCTCCCTGACATATACCATCTGTTCAGGGGAGGATCAGGATTTGAGGGATTGAAAATGGTCAATGGAAATGCCATCGAAGTTTTTCACTTGAATGATTTCACTGACACAAAACCAAGACTGGAGCAAAATGACAGCGACAGAATATATCCGGGGGATGGCATAGCTCCATTGAAAGAAGTAGCTACTTTACTAAAAGCTATGGGAGGCACAAAATTCGTTTCGTTGGAACTTTTTAACGAAACCTATTGGGCTCAGGATGCACAGGAAGTAGCGAATACCGGACTAAAAAAAAT contains:
- a CDS encoding sugar phosphate isomerase/epimerase; this translates as MKRRNLLKSIALGATVLPLAPVLASTTQKKEATIQFSLNTSTLRGQKLNLRQIIEIAAKSGYDGIELWISELETYLSTGKSLASLKKLLEDAKIIPVNAIGFAPWMAQDETKSKVGFDQMEKEMGMLAEIGCKRIAAPAIGATDPVDLLAAGEQYAKLLTVGRKTGVMPQLEFWGAFPPFHHLGQALATAAAANDADARILPDIYHLFRGGSGFEGLKMVNGNAIEVFHLNDFTDTKPRLEQNDSDRIYPGDGIAPLKEVATLLKAMGGTKFVSLELFNETYWAQDAQEVANTGLKKMKQFF